One Streptomyces fagopyri DNA window includes the following coding sequences:
- a CDS encoding NAD(P)/FAD-dependent oxidoreductase, with protein MVDADQTFVIVGGGLAGAKAAETLRAEGFTGRVILICDERDHPYERPPLSKGYLLGKEERDSVFVHEPAWYAQNDVELHLGQTVDAIDRTAKTVRFGDDGTLVHYDKLLLATGAEPRRLDIAGTDLAGVHHLRRLAHAERLKGVLAALGRDNGHIVIAGAGWIGLEVAAAAREYGAEVTVVEPEATPLHSVLGPELGQLFTELHREHGVRFHFGARLTEIVGQDGMVLAARTDDGEEHPAHDVLAAIGAAPRTGLAEAAGLEIAPRAQGGGIAVDERLRTSDPDIHAAGDVAAFPHPLFGTRLRVEHWANALNGGPAAARAMLGRETTYDRVPYFFSDQYDVGLEYSGWAPPGTYDQVVIRGDAGKRQFIAFWLKDGRVLAGMNVNVWDVTEPIQQLIRSRAQVDAEALADPHVPLDSLLP; from the coding sequence GTGGTCGACGCGGATCAGACATTCGTCATCGTCGGAGGAGGCCTGGCCGGCGCCAAGGCGGCCGAGACACTCCGAGCGGAGGGATTCACCGGGCGGGTGATACTGATCTGCGACGAACGTGACCACCCCTACGAGCGCCCGCCGCTCTCCAAGGGGTACCTCCTCGGCAAGGAGGAGCGCGACAGCGTCTTCGTGCACGAACCCGCCTGGTACGCGCAGAACGACGTGGAGCTGCACCTCGGCCAGACCGTCGACGCGATCGACCGGACCGCGAAGACGGTCCGCTTCGGCGACGACGGCACCCTCGTCCACTACGACAAGCTGCTCCTCGCGACCGGTGCCGAGCCACGCCGCCTCGACATCGCGGGCACCGACCTCGCCGGAGTCCACCACCTGCGCCGCCTCGCCCACGCCGAACGGCTGAAGGGAGTCCTCGCCGCCCTCGGCCGGGACAACGGGCACATCGTGATCGCGGGCGCCGGCTGGATCGGCCTGGAGGTCGCGGCCGCGGCCCGCGAGTACGGCGCCGAGGTCACCGTCGTCGAGCCGGAGGCGACCCCGCTGCACTCGGTCCTCGGCCCCGAGCTCGGCCAGCTCTTCACCGAGCTGCACCGCGAGCACGGCGTCCGCTTCCACTTCGGTGCCCGCCTCACCGAGATCGTCGGCCAGGACGGCATGGTGCTCGCCGCCCGCACCGACGACGGCGAGGAACACCCGGCCCACGACGTCCTGGCGGCCATCGGAGCGGCGCCGCGCACCGGGCTCGCCGAGGCCGCCGGCCTGGAGATCGCCCCCCGTGCGCAGGGCGGCGGCATCGCAGTCGACGAACGGCTGCGCACCTCCGACCCCGACATCCACGCCGCCGGCGACGTCGCCGCCTTCCCCCACCCCCTCTTCGGCACCCGGCTGCGCGTCGAGCACTGGGCCAACGCCCTCAACGGCGGACCGGCGGCCGCCCGCGCGATGCTGGGCCGCGAGACGACGTACGACCGCGTGCCCTATTTCTTCTCCGACCAGTACGACGTCGGACTCGAGTACTCCGGCTGGGCGCCCCCGGGCACCTACGACCAGGTGGTGATCCGCGGAGACGCGGGCAAGCGGCAGTTCATCGCCTTCTGGCTGAAGGACGGCAGGGTGCTGGCCGGGATGAACGTGAATGTGTGGGACGTCACGGAGCCGATCCAGCAGCTGATCCGATCCCGGGCCCAGGTGGACGCCGAGGCACTGGCCGACCCGCACGTCCCGCTGGACAGTCTGCTCCCGTGA
- the dnaG gene encoding DNA primase, which yields MAGRINDEDVKAVRDAVPIDAVVSEYLQLRNAGGGNLKGLCPFHDEKSPSFQVSPSKGLFHCFGCQEGGDTITFVMKVDHLSFSEAVERLAGQAGITLRYEEGGYNPSHQRGERIRLVEAHKAAAQFYIDQLDTSPEADTGRKFLAERGFDQAAAAHFGVGYSPQGWDHLTRYLRGKGFSDKELLLSGLSQEGRRGPIDRFRGRLMWPIRDIGGEVVGFGARKLYEADNGPKYLNTPDTAIYRKSQVLYGIDLAKKEIAKTSRAVVVEGYTDVMACHLAGITTAIATCGTAFGGDHIKILRRLLMDNGSARVIFTFDGDSAGQKAALRAFEDDQKFAAETYIAVAPDGMDPCELRLAKGDEAVADLVEPRTPLFEFALRHIVARYDLETPAGRASALDEAAPVVARIKNTGAQHEVAVQLAGMLGILDTQFVVKRVAQLARWARDRGGKGPAGPAPAGQRPQQTYAAVQTPHGGPALNLRNPVFATERELLKLALQRPELVSPAFDAYGIDEFTAPPYAAVRQAIMEAGGAEYGAQDPQEYLVLVREAAPDNTVRAMVTELAVEAIMRKTVDETYAGDQLVMVRRRAVERRVVDVQGALARASAHGDPAQLTAVQNELWVLQQYGQALRERGAEAL from the coding sequence GTGGCTGGAAGGATCAACGACGAGGACGTGAAGGCTGTTCGGGACGCGGTCCCGATCGACGCCGTCGTCTCGGAGTACCTCCAGCTGCGCAACGCGGGCGGCGGCAACCTCAAGGGCCTGTGCCCCTTCCACGACGAGAAGTCACCGTCCTTCCAGGTCAGCCCGAGCAAGGGTCTCTTCCACTGCTTCGGCTGCCAGGAGGGCGGCGACACCATCACGTTCGTGATGAAGGTCGACCACCTCTCCTTCTCCGAGGCGGTCGAGCGTCTCGCCGGACAGGCGGGCATCACACTCCGTTACGAAGAAGGCGGGTACAACCCGTCCCACCAGCGTGGCGAACGCATCCGCCTGGTCGAGGCCCACAAGGCCGCCGCGCAGTTCTACATCGACCAGCTCGACACCAGCCCCGAGGCCGACACCGGCCGCAAGTTCCTCGCCGAGCGCGGCTTCGACCAGGCCGCCGCCGCGCACTTCGGCGTCGGCTACAGCCCGCAGGGCTGGGACCATCTCACCCGCTACCTCCGCGGCAAGGGCTTCTCCGACAAGGAGCTGCTCCTGTCCGGCCTCTCCCAGGAAGGCCGGCGCGGCCCCATCGACCGCTTCCGCGGCCGCCTGATGTGGCCGATCCGCGACATCGGCGGCGAGGTCGTCGGCTTCGGCGCGCGCAAGCTGTACGAGGCGGACAACGGCCCGAAGTACCTCAACACACCCGACACGGCGATCTACCGGAAGTCCCAGGTCCTGTACGGCATCGACCTCGCCAAGAAGGAGATCGCCAAGACCAGCCGCGCGGTCGTGGTCGAGGGCTACACCGACGTCATGGCCTGCCACCTGGCCGGCATCACGACCGCCATCGCGACCTGCGGCACGGCCTTCGGCGGCGACCACATCAAGATCCTCCGCCGACTGCTGATGGACAACGGCTCGGCCCGTGTCATCTTCACCTTCGACGGCGACTCGGCCGGCCAGAAGGCGGCCCTGCGCGCCTTCGAGGACGACCAGAAGTTCGCCGCCGAGACCTACATCGCGGTCGCCCCGGACGGCATGGACCCCTGCGAGCTGCGCCTCGCCAAGGGTGACGAGGCGGTCGCCGACCTCGTGGAACCACGCACCCCGCTCTTCGAGTTCGCCCTTCGCCACATCGTCGCGCGCTACGACCTGGAGACCCCGGCCGGGCGGGCGTCCGCGCTCGACGAGGCGGCCCCGGTCGTCGCCCGCATCAAGAACACCGGCGCCCAGCACGAGGTCGCCGTGCAGCTCGCGGGCATGCTCGGCATCCTCGACACCCAGTTCGTGGTCAAGCGGGTGGCCCAGCTGGCCCGTTGGGCCCGCGACCGCGGCGGCAAGGGCCCGGCCGGCCCGGCCCCCGCCGGACAGCGGCCGCAGCAGACGTACGCGGCCGTCCAGACACCTCACGGCGGCCCCGCCCTCAACCTCCGCAACCCCGTCTTCGCCACCGAGCGCGAGCTGCTGAAGCTCGCCCTCCAGCGCCCCGAGCTGGTCTCCCCGGCCTTCGACGCCTATGGGATCGACGAGTTCACCGCCCCGCCGTACGCCGCCGTACGCCAGGCGATCATGGAGGCGGGCGGCGCGGAGTACGGTGCCCAGGACCCCCAGGAGTACCTCGTCCTGGTCCGCGAGGCCGCCCCGGACAACACGGTGCGCGCCATGGTCACCGAGCTGGCCGTCGAGGCCATCATGCGCAAGACCGTCGACGAGACCTACGCCGGCGACCAGCTGGTCATGGTCCGCCGCCGTGCCGTCGAGCGTCGTGTCGTGGACGTCCAGGGCGCCCTGGCCCGTGCCAGCGCCCACGGCGACCCGGCCCAGCTGACCGCCGTGCAGAACGAGTTGTGGGTCCTCCAGCAGTACGGGCAGGCGCTGCGCGAGCGGGGCGCGGAGGCGCTCTGA
- a CDS encoding deoxyguanosinetriphosphate triphosphohydrolase, giving the protein MEGTAPKAFEHHPGPEEYDESAVERWAAEPDKRPGRTAFQRDRARVLHSSALRRLAGKTQVVTPGTLPQGLDSARTGGTLDRAWDASPRTRLTHSLECAQVGRELGAALGCDPDLVEAACLSHDLGHPPFGHNGEQALNEFARDCGGFEGNAQSLRLLARIEPKRFVPSKETGELVSVGLNLTRATLDAATKYPWPRGAHPTAPGSPKFGVYEDDRPVFDWIREGAPPTRTCFEAQVMDWADDVAYSVHDVEDGLHAGHIDPGCLYAEPERQEIFAVAVGRYVSADTDPAELAEALDRLLDQDWWPHGYDGSAIAQARLKDATSQLIGRFCLAAEGATRTTYGLGRLTRYGAELVVPRAARLECAVLKAVADRYVMQRAEQELLRADQRIVVAELAEALTARAPDGLDPQFRALFDEAPDDRARKRVIVDQIASLTDASARSLHLRLTTRPTAGGGV; this is encoded by the coding sequence ATGGAAGGCACCGCACCGAAGGCGTTCGAGCACCACCCCGGCCCCGAGGAGTACGACGAGAGCGCCGTCGAGCGCTGGGCGGCCGAGCCCGACAAGCGCCCCGGACGCACCGCCTTCCAGCGCGACCGCGCGCGTGTGCTGCACTCCTCGGCGCTGCGCCGGCTCGCGGGCAAGACCCAGGTCGTCACGCCCGGCACCCTCCCGCAGGGCCTCGACTCCGCCCGCACCGGGGGAACCCTCGACCGGGCCTGGGACGCCAGCCCCCGCACCCGGCTGACGCACTCCCTGGAATGCGCCCAGGTCGGCCGTGAGCTGGGCGCCGCCCTCGGCTGCGACCCCGACCTCGTCGAGGCGGCCTGTCTCTCCCACGACCTCGGCCACCCGCCCTTCGGGCACAACGGCGAACAGGCGCTGAACGAGTTCGCGCGGGACTGCGGAGGTTTCGAGGGCAACGCGCAGTCGCTGCGGCTGCTGGCGCGCATAGAGCCCAAGCGGTTCGTGCCGTCGAAGGAGACCGGCGAGCTCGTCAGCGTCGGACTCAACCTCACCCGCGCCACCCTCGACGCCGCCACCAAGTACCCCTGGCCGCGCGGCGCCCACCCCACCGCCCCCGGGTCACCGAAGTTCGGCGTCTACGAGGACGACCGGCCCGTCTTCGACTGGATCCGCGAGGGCGCCCCCCCGACCCGTACCTGCTTCGAGGCCCAGGTCATGGACTGGGCGGACGACGTGGCGTACTCGGTGCACGACGTCGAGGACGGGCTGCACGCGGGCCACATCGACCCCGGCTGTCTGTACGCCGAGCCGGAGCGGCAGGAGATCTTCGCGGTGGCCGTCGGGCGGTACGTCTCCGCGGACACCGACCCCGCCGAACTCGCCGAGGCCCTCGACCGCCTCCTCGACCAGGACTGGTGGCCGCACGGCTACGACGGATCGGCCATCGCGCAGGCCCGGCTCAAGGACGCCACCAGCCAGCTCATCGGGCGTTTCTGCCTGGCCGCGGAGGGCGCCACACGGACCACGTACGGTCTCGGCAGACTCACCCGGTACGGCGCGGAACTGGTCGTTCCGCGCGCCGCGCGCCTGGAGTGCGCGGTCCTCAAGGCGGTCGCCGACCGTTACGTCATGCAGCGCGCCGAGCAGGAGCTGCTCCGGGCCGATCAGCGGATCGTCGTCGCCGAACTCGCCGAGGCGCTCACCGCCCGCGCCCCGGACGGCCTGGACCCGCAGTTCAGGGCACTGTTCGACGAGGCGCCCGACGACCGCGCCCGCAAACGGGTGATCGTCGACCAGATCGCCTCGCTGACGGACGCCTCGGCGCGCTCACTGCACCTCAGGCTCACCACCCGCCCCACCGCAGGCGGCGGAGTGTGA
- a CDS encoding M4 family metallopeptidase: MSRNRIRPTRGSRLAAAGVAAATTALLTSALTPTAGAADRPSRATAIADAATALVREAARLGLTSAEGTSVRDVVVDADGGRHVRYDRTYRGLPVLGGDFVVHLTPDRSYRGADRATSRDLALPTTTPALSAPKAAGLAATALRAAHVGQTLRKVTARPRLVVDALHGAPRLAWRTDVVGQDSLGNPVARAVLTDARTGRQIDAWDSIETATGDGRSLYSGTVPLETTPSGSAYQLKDPTRGNTYTGDAADKTDLCVLGICVSRAPATLFTDADNHWGGGAAPDRSSAAVDAQYGTDQTWDYYEDVHGRNGIAGDGKGSYNRVHYGTDYNNAFWDDDCFCMTYGDGDGTTLGPLVALDVAGHEMSHGVTSKTAALTYSGESGGLNEATSDIFGTLVEFHAHNATDPGDYLIGEKVVRSGFGKPALRFMDRPSKDGDSADCWSSSVGNLDVHYSSGVANHFAYLLAEGSGAATVNGVSYNSPTCDGSTVTGIGRDRLGAIWYRALTVYMTSSTKYAGARTAALSAAKDLYGAGSTEYAAVAAAWSAVSVG, encoded by the coding sequence ATGAGCCGGAACCGGATACGGCCCACCCGAGGTTCCCGTCTGGCCGCCGCCGGGGTGGCCGCGGCCACCACCGCCCTGCTGACGAGCGCCCTCACCCCCACCGCAGGCGCGGCCGACCGGCCGAGCCGGGCCACCGCGATCGCCGACGCGGCGACGGCCCTCGTGCGCGAGGCCGCCCGGCTGGGCCTGACCTCCGCCGAGGGCACCAGCGTGCGCGACGTCGTCGTCGACGCGGACGGCGGCCGCCATGTGCGCTACGACCGCACGTACCGCGGCCTGCCGGTGCTCGGCGGCGACTTCGTGGTCCACCTCACCCCCGACCGCTCCTACCGCGGCGCCGACCGGGCGACCTCCCGCGACCTGGCCCTCCCCACCACCACGCCCGCGCTCTCCGCACCGAAGGCCGCCGGTCTGGCCGCCACCGCGCTGCGCGCCGCGCACGTCGGCCAGACCCTGAGGAAGGTGACGGCCCGGCCGAGACTGGTGGTCGACGCCCTGCACGGTGCGCCCCGGCTGGCCTGGCGCACCGACGTGGTGGGCCAGGACTCGCTGGGCAACCCGGTCGCCCGCGCGGTGCTGACCGACGCCCGCACCGGCCGGCAGATCGACGCCTGGGACAGTATCGAGACGGCGACCGGTGACGGCAGGTCGCTCTACAGCGGCACGGTCCCGCTGGAGACCACGCCGTCCGGATCGGCGTACCAGCTGAAGGACCCGACCCGTGGGAACACGTACACGGGCGACGCGGCGGACAAGACGGACCTGTGCGTCCTCGGGATCTGCGTCAGCCGCGCCCCGGCGACCCTCTTCACGGACGCCGACAACCACTGGGGCGGCGGGGCGGCCCCGGACCGCTCCTCCGCCGCGGTCGACGCCCAGTACGGCACGGACCAGACCTGGGACTACTACGAGGACGTGCACGGACGGAACGGCATCGCGGGCGACGGGAAGGGCTCGTACAACCGCGTGCACTACGGCACCGACTACAACAACGCCTTCTGGGACGACGACTGCTTCTGCATGACGTACGGCGACGGTGACGGGACGACGCTCGGCCCGCTGGTCGCCCTCGACGTGGCCGGTCACGAGATGTCCCACGGCGTGACCTCGAAGACGGCGGCGCTGACGTACTCGGGTGAGTCCGGCGGTCTCAACGAGGCGACCTCCGACATCTTCGGCACGCTGGTGGAGTTCCACGCGCACAACGCCACCGACCCCGGGGACTACCTGATCGGCGAGAAGGTCGTACGCTCCGGGTTCGGCAAGCCGGCCCTGCGCTTCATGGACCGGCCCTCCAAGGACGGCGACTCGGCGGACTGCTGGAGTTCGTCGGTGGGGAACCTCGACGTCCACTACTCGTCGGGCGTGGCGAACCACTTCGCGTACCTGCTCGCCGAGGGCAGCGGCGCGGCGACCGTCAACGGAGTCTCCTACAACAGCCCGACCTGCGACGGTTCCACGGTCACCGGCATCGGCCGGGACAGGCTCGGCGCCATCTGGTACCGGGCGCTGACGGTCTACATGACGTCCTCGACCAAGTACGCGGGCGCGCGGACGGCGGCCCTGAGCGCGGCCAAGGATCTGTACGGCGCGGGGAGCACGGAGTACGCCGCGGTCGCGGCGGCGTGGTCCGCCGTGTCCGTGGGCTGA
- a CDS encoding SanA/YdcF family protein, which translates to MLRLPRPSTRRPSSARLKRLPRLPRTRAGQRRAVQVIMLLCVLALLPATWLYVVTGDRLRTTADVPRTGVAVVFGAGLWDGEPSPYLAHRLDAAARLYRAGRIEVVLVTGDNSREDYDEPDAMRAYLTRHGVPDGRIVSDYAGFDTWDSCVRARKIFGIHEAVLISQGFHIRRAVELCRAAGVRSYGVGVDAKHDVTWYYGGAREVFAAGKALLDVVFEPDPRFLGRKEPGVARALAAAGAR; encoded by the coding sequence ATGCTGCGCCTGCCGCGCCCGAGCACCCGTAGACCGTCCTCCGCTCGGCTCAAACGGCTCCCGCGGCTCCCGCGCACCCGGGCCGGGCAGCGCCGGGCGGTGCAGGTGATCATGCTGCTGTGCGTTCTGGCGCTGCTCCCCGCGACCTGGCTGTACGTGGTGACGGGCGACCGGCTGCGGACCACCGCGGACGTGCCGAGGACCGGGGTCGCGGTGGTGTTCGGCGCGGGGCTGTGGGACGGCGAGCCGTCCCCGTACCTCGCGCACCGGCTGGACGCGGCGGCGCGGCTGTACCGGGCGGGGCGGATCGAGGTCGTCCTCGTCACCGGGGACAACAGCCGCGAGGACTACGACGAACCGGACGCCATGCGCGCGTATCTGACGCGGCACGGGGTGCCGGACGGCCGGATCGTCAGCGACTACGCCGGGTTCGACACCTGGGACTCGTGCGTGCGGGCCCGGAAGATCTTCGGGATCCACGAGGCGGTGCTGATCAGCCAGGGGTTCCACATCCGGCGGGCCGTCGAGCTGTGCCGGGCGGCGGGGGTGCGTTCGTACGGCGTCGGGGTCGACGCCAAGCACGACGTCACCTGGTACTACGGGGGTGCCCGCGAGGTGTTCGCGGCGGGCAAGGCCCTGCTGGACGTGGTGTTCGAGCCCGATCCGCGCTTCCTCGGGCGGAAGGAGCCCGGGGTGGCGCGGGCGCTGGCGGCGGCGGGCGCGCGGTGA
- a CDS encoding gamma-glutamylcyclotransferase family protein: protein MNATHAGRLPFFVYGTLRPGEHNHDLFLRGRTLSEEPGRMGGIVLYDGPGYPYAVEEPAGVVRGELVTALPEAYGELLGALDRLEEYVPGDPLSPYERVVRDVTRVDGTAARAWVYLAAPAVAARLRAHGRPVPGGDWRERRRTP, encoded by the coding sequence TTGAACGCCACGCACGCGGGACGGCTGCCGTTCTTCGTCTACGGCACGCTGCGCCCCGGCGAACACAACCACGACCTCTTCCTGCGCGGACGGACGCTGTCCGAGGAGCCCGGAAGGATGGGGGGGATCGTGCTGTACGACGGCCCCGGCTACCCGTACGCCGTCGAGGAGCCCGCCGGTGTCGTGCGCGGGGAACTGGTCACGGCGCTGCCCGAGGCGTACGGGGAACTGCTCGGCGCGCTCGACAGGCTGGAGGAGTACGTGCCGGGCGACCCCCTCAGTCCGTACGAGCGGGTGGTGCGGGACGTGACCCGCGTGGACGGCACGGCCGCGCGGGCCTGGGTGTACCTGGCCGCCCCCGCCGTCGCCGCCCGGCTGCGCGCCCACGGCCGGCCCGTCCCGGGCGGGGACTGGCGGGAGCGCCGGCGCACGCCGTGA
- a CDS encoding membrane-associated oxidoreductase codes for MIPADLTPAECRVRDAFPLGEGVDFRESPDEDPADGASWGPERTVRAEVLRALLIGADARDGEIAGLRLSGARVTGRLDLTYGTVDHPVRLRFCHFERDPNLYGARLRNLVLSDSVLPGLTAGTLRVEGVLRLSCCRVTGQVRLQGAKISGAVFLNGARLGVPADPDAPDRDPGAPETAAEPALQLNHAEVGTDVWAVGLVAHGQVRLNGATLGGQLNLDDAELHTPGGTALHAETLTVGTDLRAMRLRAHGRVNLSGARIPHQLNLAYAQLSNPGGPALRASSCVIGELWLRDAAPIVGTVNLRRSQLDLLHVPPQTWPGRVRIDGLSYRTLAPHLPAELRLPLLEREESGYLPYAYEQLAAAYRTAGDDAAARSVQLAKLRRHRGTLSRPARFWGLLQDATVGYGFRPMRAAGWLLLLLCTGALAFALHHPHALKPAEAPGFNPLVYTLDLLLPLVDFGQETAFAPRGGFQWLSYLLIATGWILATTIAAGVTRSLNRQ; via the coding sequence GTGATCCCCGCCGACCTGACACCCGCGGAATGCCGGGTCCGGGACGCCTTCCCGCTCGGCGAGGGCGTCGACTTCCGCGAGAGCCCCGACGAGGACCCCGCGGACGGCGCCTCCTGGGGACCGGAGCGGACCGTGCGCGCCGAGGTGCTGCGGGCACTGCTGATCGGCGCGGACGCCCGGGACGGCGAGATAGCCGGCCTGAGGCTGAGCGGGGCGCGCGTCACCGGGCGGCTGGACCTGACCTACGGGACGGTCGACCATCCCGTACGCCTGCGGTTCTGCCATTTCGAGCGGGACCCGAACCTGTACGGGGCGCGGCTGCGCAACCTGGTGCTGAGCGACTCGGTGCTGCCCGGACTCACCGCGGGCACCCTGCGGGTGGAGGGCGTGCTGCGGCTCAGCTGCTGTCGTGTCACCGGGCAGGTGCGGCTCCAGGGCGCGAAGATCTCGGGCGCCGTCTTCCTGAACGGGGCGCGGCTCGGGGTGCCCGCGGACCCGGACGCCCCCGACCGGGATCCCGGGGCTCCGGAGACCGCGGCGGAACCGGCCCTCCAGCTCAACCACGCCGAGGTCGGCACCGATGTGTGGGCGGTCGGTCTCGTCGCCCACGGCCAGGTCCGGCTGAACGGCGCCACCCTGGGCGGGCAGTTGAACCTGGACGACGCGGAGCTGCACACGCCGGGCGGGACCGCGCTGCACGCCGAGACGCTGACCGTCGGCACCGATCTGCGGGCCATGCGGCTGCGCGCCCACGGGCGGGTCAACCTGAGCGGTGCCAGGATTCCCCACCAGCTCAATCTGGCCTACGCCCAGTTGTCGAACCCCGGGGGACCCGCCCTGCGGGCCAGCAGCTGTGTCATCGGCGAGCTGTGGCTGCGCGACGCCGCCCCGATCGTGGGCACGGTCAATCTGCGCCGCTCCCAGCTGGACCTGCTGCACGTTCCCCCGCAGACCTGGCCGGGCCGGGTGCGCATCGACGGCCTCAGCTATCGCACCCTCGCCCCGCACCTGCCCGCCGAACTGCGGCTGCCGCTGCTGGAACGCGAGGAGTCCGGCTATCTTCCGTACGCCTACGAGCAGTTGGCGGCCGCCTACCGGACCGCGGGTGACGACGCCGCGGCGCGTTCGGTGCAGCTGGCCAAGCTCCGGCGGCACCGCGGGACACTGTCACGCCCCGCTCGGTTCTGGGGTCTTCTGCAGGACGCGACCGTCGGGTACGGGTTCCGTCCGATGCGTGCGGCCGGCTGGCTGCTGTTGCTGCTGTGCACGGGGGCGCTCGCCTTCGCGCTGCACCACCCGCACGCCCTGAAACCGGCCGAGGCACCCGGCTTCAATCCCCTCGTCTACACCCTCGACCTGCTGCTGCCCCTGGTCGACTTCGGGCAGGAGACGGCCTTCGCGCCACGCGGCGGGTTCCAGTGGCTCTCGTACCTGCTGATCGCCACCGGCTGGATCCTGGCGACGACGATCGCGGCGGGCGTCACCCGCTCGCTCAACCGCCAGTGA
- a CDS encoding sirohydrochlorin chelatase, giving the protein MTASQPPHDEPPTGTGARLLPGAPLDSTAQLMRAITSRLGSRLGLVALDGTPRPARPPLVLVAHGSRDPRALATVSALAERVREMRPHLSVRLGHIELDEPLLAATLASIDTARDPRAVLVPLLLSRGHHVKRDVPDAVAAVPGLRARVATPLGPHPLLVETLYARLVEAGWHTRTSDAARRGSGVVLAAAGSRDPEAALDTRHTARLLAERLGVPVVAAYASAATPTVPAAVRAMAARGRHRVAVASYFTAPGRFATACAEAAPWIAAAPLGAHPAMARLVLHRYDQALATPEPASERELAAT; this is encoded by the coding sequence ATGACGGCGTCGCAACCCCCTCACGACGAGCCCCCGACCGGCACCGGGGCCCGGCTGCTCCCGGGCGCTCCCCTCGACAGCACGGCGCAACTGATGCGAGCGATCACCAGCCGGCTCGGCAGCCGGCTCGGCCTCGTCGCGCTCGACGGCACACCGCGCCCGGCGCGCCCGCCGCTCGTCCTCGTCGCGCACGGCAGCCGCGACCCGCGCGCGCTCGCCACCGTGAGCGCCCTCGCCGAACGGGTCCGCGAGATGCGCCCGCACCTGTCCGTGCGGCTCGGTCACATCGAACTCGACGAACCGCTGCTGGCCGCCACCCTCGCCTCCATCGACACGGCCCGTGACCCCCGCGCCGTCCTCGTGCCGCTGCTGCTCAGCCGCGGCCACCACGTCAAGCGGGACGTCCCCGACGCCGTGGCCGCCGTCCCGGGCCTGCGCGCCCGCGTCGCCACCCCGCTCGGCCCGCACCCGCTGCTCGTCGAGACCCTGTACGCGCGGCTGGTCGAGGCCGGCTGGCACACCCGGACGAGCGACGCCGCCCGCCGGGGGAGCGGCGTCGTGCTGGCCGCCGCCGGCTCCCGCGACCCCGAAGCGGCCCTCGACACCCGCCACACCGCCCGGCTGCTGGCCGAACGCCTCGGGGTGCCCGTCGTGGCGGCGTACGCGTCCGCCGCCACGCCCACCGTCCCGGCCGCCGTGCGCGCCATGGCCGCCCGTGGCCGCCACCGCGTCGCCGTCGCCTCCTACTTCACCGCGCCCGGCCGCTTCGCCACCGCGTGCGCCGAGGCCGCCCCCTGGATCGCCGCCGCGCCCCTGGGCGCCCACCCGGCGATGGCCCGCCTCGTCCTGCACCGCTACGACCAGGCACTCGCGACCCCCGAGCCGGCCTCCGAACGCGAGCTCGCCGCGACCTGA